The genome window CGGATCTTCTATTTTTTAATCCGAAGTCCGGGAACTGGAAAGCCGCGGAAGGAAGAAAAGAAGGCGGATACAATTTTAAAATCTATGCGAACCGTTATCAAGGGTACGATAACGCGGAAAAAATCCGATTTTTTAAGGGAAACGTCAGCGGCGATTACAACGGAGACGGACGTTCTGACATCGCATTTTATCTTCCCGAAACAAGAGACTTCGTCGTCGCAGAACACGACGGGAGAGTTTTTCAATTCAAGTCTTACGGAAGATTGATGGCCGGTATTCCCGACATCTTTCGTATGGAATGGTTTCCCGGCGACTATGACGGCAACGGTCTTTCCGATTCGGTTTTATTCGACGAGCCTACAGGCCAATGGACTCTCATGCTCAGCAAGGGAGGAAGTTTCGAATTTCTCCGCTTTGCCAAAAAATTTCAAAACGTTTTCAGAGGAGATTATTCTCCCGATGGAAACTTAGACAGCGCGTCTACGAACGATTCTTCCAAACAAGGAAAGGACCGCGATAAGATCAACTTTTTAGTCGGCGATTACAACGGAGACGGAAGAACCGATATTTCCCTTTACGATTCGCGTTCGGGGAAATGGCTCGTTGGAGAGAATTATCGCAACGACAACAAAACCGACCCGATCTACTTCAAGATGCAATGGAAATTGTATAAGGTTTTTACCGCGCCCGAACAGGGAATTTTCTCACACGATCGTTTTTCGGGAGACTTCAACGGGGATGGATTTTCGGATTTTCTAATATTCGATCGCTCGTCGGGAGAATGGACGTTAGGCGAAACCGGCGACGGAACGATCAACTTTCGAATCTGGTCCAAAACGCCTCAGTTCAAACCGATCACTCGCTGGCTTCAAGGCGATTTCAACGGAGACGGAAGAAGCGACATCGGATTCTTTTCGGCGAACGACGGTAAGTTTTGGATCGGAGAAGCGACGCAGAGCGGATTCCGTTATAAAATTTACAGCGACATGAGCTACGGCCCCGATCAGGACAGAATCATGAAAACCCCTCTTCCCAAGGACGAGGTGAAACTCGAACAAGCGGCTGCCAATTTTATCGCAGCTTCCAATACGAAATCGATTCTACTCAAATACAAATACGACGGAAATTTAAACGCAGGCAAAGGTGAACTCGCCTTCGCAGGTTGTTTTACAACAGACGATTGTTCGTCTTCTCCCGAACTCTTGATCTACGATCGTAAGGAGGACAACGCGTTCGATCTCAGACAAGGAAACTCTTTTACGGAAAGAGTCAATACGACCGTCAATCCGGAAGCTTCCGGTGTTTCGATCTTATTCGGCGGAAAGCCGGATCGATATACAAACGCGATTAAGGACGAGGTTCTTTTTCACAAAAAACAGGGAAACATAAATCAATTCTTCGTTCTCAAAAACACGAGCGGAACTACATTCGATCTTTCTAATTTAGCAACCTTTTCCGATACGGACGTAACCAACTTTGACCCGAAGAACAGCGGTTATGTGGTCGATCATTTCGAAACCAACAGTTCTCAATCGGCGTTGATCTTAGACGATCAAACTTCGTCCGGAAACGCGCGTTTTATTTTGAGCGGGTTGGGCGGAGTCAAGGTTTTAACTCCGAGCGGCGATTTGAACGTGACCGATCTAAACGATCTTTTTCAAGCGGGCACGGGAGAAAATCGTCAACGCAGAAAAGAATTCAGCTTATTCTCCGGTAAGTTTACAACGACCCAAGCCCAGCTCGCGTTAGTAGATCGAAGAGCCACAACGCACAAATGGTATTTGGGAACGATCAGCGGAACTCAGATCCAATTTAAACGATTAACGGGAGACATTCCCCTTCCGTTCACGACTTCCGAATACAACTCAGCGAGCAGCGCGGGAATTCAATACGCATTGACAAGCGACGGTTCGATCGTTTTCGGAAAAATTCTCGATAACGGAACTTCATTTTACAAAATTAAAATTAATGCGACTTCGGTTTCGAGAACGATTTACAACGCGGGAACGATCGGCTTTAGCGATCGTTTTGATTCGGGCGGGAACCCTCTTATCATTTCCGGCGGAGAAGACAAACTCTACGATCTTTCTCAAAGCAAAATCGTTTCTCTTCCTTCCAACGTTCTTGTGAAAACTTTGGAAAGACCCGACCTGATTTCCAAAGTTTACGTTTTTCAATGGATTCAAGGCGATTACAACGGAGACGGCCTCACTGACGTAGGAATCTTTCATCTCAAAGAACCCACTTGGTATTTCGCGCTTTCTACCGGTGCCGTTCCGGACGTAATCGAAAGAATCAAGAACGGGATCGGCGGTTTTTACGAACTCACATACGAACATTCGACTAAGTTCGATAACACGGGAGGAGACGGTGTTCCCGATCTTCCGACGAGTTACAGAGTTTGTACATCGGTTACCGTAGACGACGGTTTCTCAAATCGGATTCGCAAAGATTACGAATACAAAAGCGGCTTCGCATTCTCCGCTTTTATCAACGGCAAAAAGGAAACCGACTTTTTCGGGTTTTCCGAATTTACGATCAAAGAAGCGTACGGTGCGAGAACGATCCATACGCATCATACGAATCCATATTCTGATTTTCTAATGAATCGTGCCCTCGGAGGCGCGATAAAAGAAACCCGGATTATCGGAAGCGACAACCGAGAATACGGAATCATCCAAAACTCGTACGAAATCAACAAAATAGAAAACGCTTCGGGCATTGTCAGTTATCTCACGCTTCCCAAAAAAGTGGAGAAATTCCTAAATGGTTCTCGGGTTTCCACTCAGAATTTTAATACCACCCTCCACGGCTATAAGATTTCAGGAAGAACGGAGAGTACGATCGATCATTTCAGCGATGTTTCACACGGTTCTGTTACGATTTCAAATAGTACGGATTTTGAAACCGATGATACTACAAATCAGAGAAGAGTAACCCGTTCTGTGACAAACAGTGGGAGTTCCCACGAGATTACGTCACTTCTTTCGTACGACACAAAAGGAAATCTCACAAAACGTGGGAGTTCCTACACCGGAAGCGGTCTTCCCGCCGCGGGAGCTCATACAACCGAGTTTGAATATGACAATTTTGGAAACAAAACGGTTGAAAAGGATACAAGCGGAAGTCCTGCGCGTGGTACATCCTACACTTTTGACAACGAACTCAACCAATTTGTAATACAAAAAGTTTCGTTCGGCGGTTCGATCCAGTTTCCGACTCAGTACAAGATCGACTATTCTTCGGCTTTCGGATCTCCGACTGAAGAGACGGATGCGAACGGAAATAAAAGTTATTTTGAATATGATTCTTACGGAAGAATGACCCGTTCCAGCGCGGATACCGATGACGGAACTCGTACGATCTCCACATATTCTTTCAACACGTCCTTTCCTCTGAGCGCAAAGACTGTTTTTCCGTCGGGCACTGGAGATCCGGACTTCGCTTCCAAAACGTACTCAGACGGAACCGGTCGGAACATCTACACGGTTAAGACTGCATCGAACGGCAATTATGTGCTTACGGGAAGATTGGTTTACGATGGGAACGGAAAACTGATCCGAAAAAGCCAATCGAATTGGGCGACTTCCGGAGAGATGGATAGGTTTATTCTTCATTTAGAAGAAATAAATCCGACATCGTTCGAATACGATCCGATCGGAAGAATCAAAAAGACGATTCTTCCTTTGGCGCAAGGAGAAACTTCACCGACAACGATCACGACAGTTTACAACGATCCGTTCGAAAGCACGGAAAATCACTCAAGCGGCCAGAGCAAACGGATCGTCAAGGACGCGAGAGGACAAATTCTGTATGTGGAAGATTTTGCTTCGGACGGAGTTCAGGCCAAGATCGGTTTTTGTTACGACATCTCGGGGCAAAGAATCAAAAAGTCCGACCTAAATGACGGAACTCTGCTGTCTTGTCCGAATGTTTCTGCTGGAGTTCCCGCAAAAGACGTTTCCGGAAACAACCAAGCCTACTGGAGTTACGACGCATTCGGAAAACTTCGGGGAGAAAGCGACCCGGATCTCGGTGTGAGTTCCTACACCTACAATTCATTCGGCGATCTGACTTCCAGCACAAATGCGAGAGGGATCACGACGAATCTCGCCTACGACTCCATCGGTAGAATTACCGTAAAACAAATTCCCGAAGGAGACATTCATTATACATACGATTCATATTCGGGAAGCGAAAACGCGTTCGGCAAAATCGTTCGGATCGAAGACGGGGTTCAGAACAAAACCTTCAGCTACGATAAGTTGGGGAGAATCAAAAAAGAAACCCGAATGATTCTCAGCTCGCCCGTGTCGGAAACGCAAGGTCCGTATATTACGGAAACAAAATATGATTTATTGGGAAGAGTTTCGCGCATCGATTATCCCGAACATCCTATTTCTCATGCGAGAATGCGGGCTTGTTACAACTACGGAACCGCCGGTTACATCACGGATATTTCCGTGCAGGTGGATACAAACGGAATTCTACCCGGCTATTGCAACAAGGACATCGTAGAAAACATCACTTACAACGAGTTCGGACAAACCGCAGGTTTTACTCTCGGGAACGGAATCGGTACGAGTTATATTTACGATATCAAAGGGAGAATGGTGAGAATCCATTCTTCCGGAAACGTTGACGGGTCGGCGAAAGTTCTACAAGACGCGGTCTATTCGTTTAACAATAAAAACGATATTGTCGGAATCACAAACGCGACCAACGAATTCAACTCGCAATACGATTACGACTATGACGGAATCGGTCGCTTAACAAACGCGATCGGAAGTTACGTCGACACCGCAGACAACCTCAGCAAACGTTTTCAACAAAGTTATTCCTATGCGAAGAATGGGAACTTGATCGCAAAACGGATTCATGATCCGACAAACGGCGCAATTCAAGACGAATGGACGTATCAATACACGAACCACCAAGTCACGAATATCGATTCTTCTAAAACCGGAACCGATACGTTTACTTTACAGTACGACGCAAACGGAAACCTAACTCGTCAGCGCGACAACGCAAAAGATTTAACAAAAAGAATCGGCGTAGATTCTCAAGATAGAATCAGAAACATCCAAGACGGAAACGGGGCCACTCTCGGGACGTATTGGTATGACGAAGGCGGATTCCGAGTCCGCAAATCCGCACTCGAACAAAAGAACAATCAATTTACAAACGTAGAAATTCTGTATCCAAGCAAGTTTTACGGTCTCGAATACATCGAAAGTGAGAACGTAATCACAAGCGTGAACAACGTATATCTGAACGGTGTTCGGATCGCTGCCGTTGCCGAAAACGGTTCGATGGCCTACTTCCTCACAGACCAAGTCGATTCCGTTTCACATGTGTTAGACGACGAAGGAAAGACTCTTTCCAGAATGCAGTATCTTCCGTATGGGGAAACCTTTGTTCACAAGGGCGACACGAACTTCGCTCCGAAATACAATTCGCAAGAGTTGGATCGCGAGTCAGGGTTTTACTTTTACAACGCGCGTTACTACGATCCGGGGATCGCGAGATTTACAAGCGCCGATACGGTGATCGATGGGGAATACGATACGCAAGGTTGGAACCGGTTCTCGTATGTGAAGGGGAATCCGATCCGATACAAGGATCCGACGGGGCACAACGCTTACGGAGGAATCGACGGAGAGGCATACAGGCAAGGAGCCAATGATACGGTATCCCAGGCTTTACCAAGCGTATTACAAGGAGTACTACTCGCTTTAGCTTGTCCACCTTGTGCAATTCCTATTGCCGTTGTGGGCGTTATCTCATTAACAGATGAAAACAGAGAACTTTCAATTATCGAAGTTACGGGAAAGGATTCTAAGGGAAGAGAGATTTCAAAAGAAGAATTTTCCAGTCGCGCGGGAAGTTTTCATGCAGGAGTATTACTAAGCGTCGTTACCGCTATCGTAGGAGGTAAAATCTCTTCAAAGAGCGCTGCAAATGCAAAGGGATCTACGCCGAAATCACATCCAAACACACAGTCAAATCCTACCGTTTCAAACGGTGCAGGTGGACCAAAAACTTCTAAAACATTTACAAAAACAAGTGCAGGATACAATACAGGTGGCAAGACTGGGATTAGCACGGGGAATGGGTGTCAGTGTACGCCAGTTAATCGGAAGATAGTAAGTAACAGGCCAGACTTTATTGTTTCTCCTGATGGCACAACATTCCCAGTTCCGAAAGGTGCGACTGGACCAACACCAGTAAGTAATAAAGCAGGTAATATAACTGGCTCAGCGTACACTGGAGGAAAAGGTGGTGCAAATGGGCAGGTAAGTACAATGAGAATAATGGATCCAACATTGCCCAAGGGAAATAGTCCCGGTTATCCAAACGGATATATTAAATATATGAATAACGCTAAACAAGGAGTAGATCCTTATACAGGTAAAACATTACCAAATGCTCAAAGTCATTTCGGGATAAATTAATAATATGAATCCATTAGAGCAACTTGTTGGAAGTATAGTGAAGGAAATTGATCTTGTAGAAGATTATTTACAAATTAAGTTTACCGATGAAACCATTATCAATATTAATAATAATTTTAAATTTAATGGAGACAATATAAACTCCATAAAGCACGAGGAGTTAATTTCTATTTTTGAAAATAATTTGAAAATCGATTTAAATTTTAAGAATAATTTAACAATTACGATCAGCCTTCTCGACAAAGATTATAATGGCCCTGAAGCGATGGAGTTATACCAGAAAGGAAAGCCTCCAATTATATGGTGAACCTTGCAAAGGATTTGAGTAATATAACGTGTAATAGCCAATCCATCCGTCCAAATTCCCACCCGTTTCCTCACAAATCTAACTGAGCCTCGCAAAGACACAACAAAGCCCTAATATTCCAACACTCAAAGAACCGGGGTCCGGGCTTGAAAACGAAACGAGTTTCCCGGCGAGGGGGTAGCGGAAGACACGAAGTGGCTGAAGCGAGGGGGAGACTTCCCCCAGCCAAAACAACCTCACCAAAAACATCGGCGTAGATTCTCAAGGCAGAATCAGAAACATCCAAGACGGAAACGGGGCCACTCTCGGGACGTATTGGTATGACGAAGGCGGATTCCGAGTCCGCAGATCCGCACTCGAACAAAAGAACAATCAGTTTACAAACTTAGAAATTCTGTATCCAAGCAAATTCTACGGACTCGAATACATCGAAAGTGAGAACGTAATCACAAGCGTGAACAACGTATATCTGAACGGTGTGCGGATCGCTGCGTTGAACGAAGCGGGAGCACTCGCCTACTTCCTCACAGACCAAGTCGATTCCGTTTCACACGTGTTAGACGACGAAGGAAAGACTCTTTCCAGAATGCAGTATCTTCCGTATGGGGAAACCTTTGTTCACAAGGGAGATACGAACTTCGCTCCGAAATACAATTCGCAAGAGTTGGATCGCGAGTCCGGGTTTTACTTTTACAACGCGCGTTACTATGATCCGGGGATCGCGAGATTTACAAGCGCGGATGCGATCATCGACGGCGAGTCGGATACGCAAGGCTGGAACCGGTTCTCGTATGTGAAGGGGAATCCGATCCAATACAAGGATCCAACCGGGCATATCTCTGACGCACTTTTAAAGCACCAAACTCAAACTGAGCTTATGACCGGAGGAGGTGGAGGCCCTATTCGAAGCGGAATGGGTAACTCTAGCCGTTCGAATGGGAATACAGGTTCAACCAGTAGTAATCGTTCTCGACAAGGAGATTCTAAAGGATCAGGAAATACAACAAAAAATGGAAAGAACAACAATGACAATGGTAGTGGAAAGACCGAAAACAAGGCATTAAAAGATGCGAAAGAATTCCATAAAATACCCAGAAGTCAACAGCCGGATAAAACAGTAAAACCAAACACTAAAGAGGGCGAAAAATACGGGCTTGATGATAGAAACAAAAAACTACATGTTTATACAAATAGAGAAGGAGAAAAAATACATATAAGACAAGATAAAGCAGCAAAATATTCACAAGGTGGAAAAGGAGACCAAACAGAACACTTTAATAGCGGAAAAGCAAGTGACAGCAAACTGAAAGAACATTTTTATTATGATAAATAATGCAGAAAATAATTATATATCAAAACAATACTCATACTATCTCA of Leptospira sanjuanensis contains these proteins:
- a CDS encoding SpvB/TcaC N-terminal domain-containing protein codes for the protein MTAFFLTTSSSCKLFGGGKGKNGNWLWALLGLPSGAGLPSSGSSIGPGSAPAPEGSDLFSISTNYSSAIDDPSTKADPLEGAVFIAPPEPNHFGGVSLSYPIETPSGRAGVEPKLAISYSSTGGDGWLGVGWNLGLGSITRTPEYGALYYDNRDSFTWNGTRLVKVSGSTTNENGTYRPEITGEDLVVLRLTNIESGGVWEVLDSSGTKNTFGESNASRIYDPANPSQTYSWYLSKTEDRNGNYLQVQYDNSEYYNKRNLYLKEIRYTGNSRTGASARQYVRFYTKQRDDFYVSNTPGFLMKMDKILERIEVGWDGSGKLWDYVPIYENSPDSGRPILKSIQSSRHTTAPEFQYQTSSRLLTWQNVVNQASSESEDNPESTQYFEGDFNGDGISDLLFFNPKSGNWKAAEGRKEGGYNFKIYANRYQGYDNAEKIRFFKGNVSGDYNGDGRSDIAFYLPETRDFVVAEHDGRVFQFKSYGRLMAGIPDIFRMEWFPGDYDGNGLSDSVLFDEPTGQWTLMLSKGGSFEFLRFAKKFQNVFRGDYSPDGNLDSASTNDSSKQGKDRDKINFLVGDYNGDGRTDISLYDSRSGKWLVGENYRNDNKTDPIYFKMQWKLYKVFTAPEQGIFSHDRFSGDFNGDGFSDFLIFDRSSGEWTLGETGDGTINFRIWSKTPQFKPITRWLQGDFNGDGRSDIGFFSANDGKFWIGEATQSGFRYKIYSDMSYGPDQDRIMKTPLPKDEVKLEQAAANFIAASNTKSILLKYKYDGNLNAGKGELAFAGCFTTDDCSSSPELLIYDRKEDNAFDLRQGNSFTERVNTTVNPEASGVSILFGGKPDRYTNAIKDEVLFHKKQGNINQFFVLKNTSGTTFDLSNLATFSDTDVTNFDPKNSGYVVDHFETNSSQSALILDDQTSSGNARFILSGLGGVKVLTPSGDLNVTDLNDLFQAGTGENRQRRKEFSLFSGKFTTTQAQLALVDRRATTHKWYLGTISGTQIQFKRLTGDIPLPFTTSEYNSASSAGIQYALTSDGSIVFGKILDNGTSFYKIKINATSVSRTIYNAGTIGFSDRFDSGGNPLIISGGEDKLYDLSQSKIVSLPSNVLVKTLERPDLISKVYVFQWIQGDYNGDGLTDVGIFHLKEPTWYFALSTGAVPDVIERIKNGIGGFYELTYEHSTKFDNTGGDGVPDLPTSYRVCTSVTVDDGFSNRIRKDYEYKSGFAFSAFINGKKETDFFGFSEFTIKEAYGARTIHTHHTNPYSDFLMNRALGGAIKETRIIGSDNREYGIIQNSYEINKIENASGIVSYLTLPKKVEKFLNGSRVSTQNFNTTLHGYKISGRTESTIDHFSDVSHGSVTISNSTDFETDDTTNQRRVTRSVTNSGSSHEITSLLSYDTKGNLTKRGSSYTGSGLPAAGAHTTEFEYDNFGNKTVEKDTSGSPARGTSYTFDNELNQFVIQKVSFGGSIQFPTQYKIDYSSAFGSPTEETDANGNKSYFEYDSYGRMTRSSADTDDGTRTISTYSFNTSFPLSAKTVFPSGTGDPDFASKTYSDGTGRNIYTVKTASNGNYVLTGRLVYDGNGKLIRKSQSNWATSGEMDRFILHLEEINPTSFEYDPIGRIKKTILPLAQGETSPTTITTVYNDPFESTENHSSGQSKRIVKDARGQILYVEDFASDGVQAKIGFCYDISGQRIKKSDLNDGTLLSCPNVSAGVPAKDVSGNNQAYWSYDAFGKLRGESDPDLGVSSYTYNSFGDLTSSTNARGITTNLAYDSIGRITVKQIPEGDIHYTYDSYSGSENAFGKIVRIEDGVQNKTFSYDKLGRIKKETRMILSSPVSETQGPYITETKYDLLGRVSRIDYPEHPISHARMRACYNYGTAGYITDISVQVDTNGILPGYCNKDIVENITYNEFGQTAGFTLGNGIGTSYIYDIKGRMVRIHSSGNVDGSAKVLQDAVYSFNNKNDIVGITNATNEFNSQYDYDYDGIGRLTNAIGSYVDTADNLSKRFQQSYSYAKNGNLIAKRIHDPTNGAIQDEWTYQYTNHQVTNIDSSKTGTDTFTLQYDANGNLTRQRDNAKDLTKRIGVDSQDRIRNIQDGNGATLGTYWYDEGGFRVRKSALEQKNNQFTNVEILYPSKFYGLEYIESENVITSVNNVYLNGVRIAAVAENGSMAYFLTDQVDSVSHVLDDEGKTLSRMQYLPYGETFVHKGDTNFAPKYNSQELDRESGFYFYNARYYDPGIARFTSADTVIDGEYDTQGWNRFSYVKGNPIRYKDPTGHNAYGGIDGEAYRQGANDTVSQALPSVLQGVLLALACPPCAIPIAVVGVISLTDENRELSIIEVTGKDSKGREISKEEFSSRAGSFHAGVLLSVVTAIVGGKISSKSAANAKGSTPKSHPNTQSNPTVSNGAGGPKTSKTFTKTSAGYNTGGKTGISTGNGCQCTPVNRKIVSNRPDFIVSPDGTTFPVPKGATGPTPVSNKAGNITGSAYTGGKGGANGQVSTMRIMDPTLPKGNSPGYPNGYIKYMNNAKQGVDPYTGKTLPNAQSHFGIN